A DNA window from Deltaproteobacteria bacterium contains the following coding sequences:
- the ilvN gene encoding acetolactate synthase small subunit, translating to MNQEERHTISILVDNEPGVLSRVAGLFSGRGFNIASLNVAETLESELSRITLVSYGVAQIQEQINKQLRKLVNVVKVTDFSDSDCVEREMALVKVQSDAEHRAEVLRIADIFRCKVVDVSPNDYTIEVTGNRGKIEALIDLLRPVGSLEIARTGVIAMARSKKGTKK from the coding sequence ATGAATCAGGAGGAACGGCATACGATCTCGATTTTGGTGGATAACGAGCCGGGGGTGCTGAGCCGGGTGGCGGGCCTTTTCAGTGGCCGCGGGTTCAATATAGCCAGCCTGAATGTGGCGGAGACACTGGAATCCGAGCTATCCCGGATCACTTTGGTCTCGTACGGGGTGGCTCAGATTCAGGAACAGATCAACAAACAGTTGCGTAAGTTGGTAAATGTCGTTAAGGTCACTGATTTTTCGGACAGCGACTGTGTCGAGCGGGAAATGGCGCTTGTCAAGGTGCAGTCCGATGCCGAGCACCGCGCGGAAGTGCTGAGAATCGCGGATATCTTCAGGTGCAAGGTCGTGGACGTCTCGCCAAACGATTATACGATTGAAGTGACTGGAAACAGGGGAAAAATAGAAGCGCTTATAGACCTGCTGAGACCGGTGGGGAGTCTTGAAATCGCTCGGACGGGAGTTATTGCTATGGCGCGAAGCAAAAAGGGGACAAAAAAATGA
- a CDS encoding citramalate synthase: MSTSITIYDTTLRDGTQGEMVNFSAEDKVRIVRRLDEMGFHYIEGGWPGSNPKDHRFFQMAKSIPLERAKLTAFGSTRRPRTRVEDDDNIQSLITSETSAVAIFGKSWDLHVLEVLEIDLNENCSMISDTVSFFKEHGREVIYDAEHFFDGYRRNPDYAMRTLEAAVQAGADVIVLCDTNGGGLPHQISEIVRDVRSGMQTPLGIHAHNDCGLAVANSIAAVREGVSMVHGTLNGYGERCGNADLITLIPNLQLKMDYSCIPSERMSQITELSRYVSDLANRPPNNQRPYAGRSAFAHKGGVHVSAVMKNPSAYEHLDPSLVGNRRRVIISDLSGKSNVAYKANEMGVALGGNGMDSAKIVREVKKLEDLGYQFDAAEGSFELLVKKAIGQFIEPFCLEHFRVTIEKNGNEEATSHATIKISVGQEHEITAAEGDGPVSALDNALRKLLYMFFPELQEMYLVDYKVRVIEGTEGTAARVKVLIESRDSKDIWSTIGVSSNIIDASWQALVDSIQYKLSKSKNNQT, encoded by the coding sequence ATGAGCACGAGCATCACCATCTACGACACGACGTTGCGTGACGGGACGCAAGGGGAAATGGTCAATTTTTCGGCGGAGGACAAGGTCCGAATCGTCCGACGTCTGGACGAGATGGGATTCCATTACATTGAAGGCGGATGGCCGGGGTCCAATCCGAAGGACCATCGATTCTTCCAGATGGCAAAATCCATCCCTTTAGAGCGCGCCAAGCTTACGGCCTTCGGCAGCACTAGAAGGCCTCGCACTCGGGTTGAAGACGACGATAACATTCAATCCCTGATCACTTCCGAAACGTCCGCGGTCGCCATTTTCGGCAAGAGTTGGGACCTGCATGTGCTCGAGGTTCTCGAAATCGATCTGAATGAAAACTGTTCCATGATTTCGGATACGGTAAGCTTCTTCAAGGAGCATGGGCGAGAGGTCATATACGATGCGGAGCATTTTTTCGACGGATACCGACGAAATCCCGATTATGCCATGAGAACCCTCGAAGCCGCGGTCCAAGCCGGGGCGGACGTGATCGTTCTCTGCGATACGAACGGGGGCGGCTTGCCCCACCAGATCTCCGAAATCGTGCGAGACGTCCGGTCCGGAATGCAGACTCCGCTGGGAATCCACGCCCATAACGATTGCGGCCTGGCCGTTGCCAACAGTATTGCCGCGGTTAGGGAAGGCGTCTCGATGGTCCACGGAACACTGAATGGATACGGCGAGCGATGCGGAAACGCGGATCTGATCACCCTGATACCGAATTTGCAGCTCAAGATGGACTACTCGTGTATTCCCTCCGAGCGCATGAGCCAGATAACAGAGCTTTCGAGGTACGTGAGCGACCTGGCCAATCGACCGCCCAATAATCAGCGGCCTTATGCCGGACGAAGCGCGTTCGCGCACAAGGGCGGAGTTCATGTGAGCGCGGTCATGAAGAACCCTTCCGCCTACGAGCACTTGGACCCATCTCTAGTGGGAAACCGGCGGCGCGTAATCATATCGGACCTGTCCGGGAAAAGCAACGTCGCTTACAAGGCGAACGAGATGGGAGTCGCTCTGGGTGGAAACGGTATGGACAGCGCCAAAATCGTGCGCGAGGTTAAGAAGCTCGAGGATCTGGGATACCAGTTCGATGCGGCGGAAGGCTCGTTCGAGTTGCTGGTCAAGAAAGCCATCGGCCAGTTTATCGAGCCGTTTTGCCTCGAACATTTCAGGGTTACCATTGAAAAGAACGGAAACGAGGAAGCTACTTCGCACGCGACCATTAAAATCTCGGTAGGCCAGGAACACGAGATCACCGCCGCGGAAGGCGACGGGCCGGTCAGTGCTTTGGACAATGCATTGAGAAAACTCCTCTACATGTTTTTTCCCGAGCTACAGGAAATGTACCTGGTGGACTACAAAGTAAGGGTCATCGAAGGCACTGAAGGCACGGCTGCCCGGGTCAAGGTGCTCATCGAATCGCGGGATTCCAAGGACATCTGGAGCACGATCGGAGTCTCGAGCAACATCATCGACGCAAGCTGGCAGGCGCTGGTAGACAGCATCCAATACAAGTTGAGCAAATCCAAAAATAACCAGACATGA
- the ilvB gene encoding biosynthetic-type acetolactate synthase large subunit, protein MHDWSPRPPPGRSFAEGTARHTVLNEKESSLSRHNGNGPGSPGKKRKGTKLTGAKILFEVLKDEGVEIIFGYPGGAVIDIYDTMPQYDIRHVLTRHEQAAVHAADAYSRTSGKVGVCLVTSGPGATNTVTGIASAYMDSIPLVVFTGQVPSSLIGNDAFQEVDIVGITRPCTKHNYLVKEASRVAETVREAFYLARSGRPGPVVVDLCKDAMAGEVEFVLPPAACMKGYSPKYEPHKGQVKKAAQLIAKSKRPVIFGGGGVILSGASAELRTLAEKITAPVTTTLMGLGGFPGTHDLWLVMLGMHGTFRANMAITECDLLIGIGARFDDRVTGRIDSFAPHAKIIHIDIDPTSIQKNVPVNVPIVGDCKITLQQLNAMLDHEDLANVSEKRRPWLDQIRAWKETAPLAYTQCKNIKPQFVVEKIYELTRGEAIITTEVGQNQMWAAQYYHFDRPNSFVTSGGLGCMGFGLPAAIGAQTACPGRTVVDIAGDGSIQMNIQELATAVENKLPVKVAILNNGYLGMVRQWQQLFKDRRYVATDMSHAPDFVKLAEAYGAVGMRATTPEEVEPVIRKALELDAPVIMDFVVEREECVYPMVPAGAAIKDMLLV, encoded by the coding sequence ATGCACGATTGGTCACCTCGGCCTCCACCGGGGCGATCGTTCGCTGAGGGGACGGCCAGGCATACGGTATTGAACGAAAAGGAGTCATCGTTGTCACGACACAATGGAAATGGTCCGGGTTCACCCGGCAAAAAGAGAAAAGGCACAAAGCTGACCGGCGCTAAGATACTCTTCGAGGTGTTGAAAGACGAGGGTGTCGAGATCATCTTTGGCTATCCCGGGGGCGCGGTGATCGACATTTACGACACCATGCCCCAGTACGATATTCGACACGTGCTGACACGGCACGAACAGGCGGCGGTTCACGCCGCGGACGCCTATTCCAGGACGTCCGGCAAGGTGGGTGTGTGCCTTGTCACCAGTGGACCTGGGGCGACCAACACGGTTACCGGAATCGCCTCCGCCTACATGGACTCCATCCCACTGGTTGTCTTCACCGGTCAGGTACCCAGCAGTCTCATCGGAAACGACGCTTTCCAGGAAGTGGACATCGTAGGAATCACCAGACCCTGCACAAAACACAATTACCTGGTGAAAGAAGCATCCCGTGTGGCGGAGACGGTGCGGGAAGCGTTCTATCTTGCGCGCTCCGGTCGTCCGGGCCCCGTAGTCGTGGATCTCTGCAAGGACGCCATGGCGGGCGAGGTGGAATTCGTTTTACCGCCGGCGGCCTGCATGAAAGGGTACAGCCCCAAGTACGAGCCCCACAAAGGGCAGGTCAAGAAGGCGGCACAACTGATCGCCAAGTCCAAACGGCCGGTGATTTTCGGGGGTGGCGGAGTAATTCTGTCCGGAGCGTCCGCGGAACTTCGCACGCTTGCGGAGAAAATCACCGCTCCGGTGACCACCACCCTGATGGGTCTGGGAGGCTTTCCCGGAACACACGATCTGTGGCTGGTCATGCTCGGCATGCATGGTACGTTCCGAGCGAATATGGCCATCACCGAGTGTGACCTGTTGATCGGTATCGGCGCCCGCTTCGACGATCGGGTGACCGGCAGAATCGACTCCTTTGCTCCCCATGCGAAAATCATCCATATCGATATCGATCCAACGTCCATCCAGAAGAACGTTCCGGTGAACGTACCGATTGTCGGGGACTGCAAAATCACGCTCCAGCAGTTGAACGCAATGCTGGATCACGAGGATCTGGCCAATGTTTCCGAAAAGAGGAGACCCTGGCTGGATCAAATCCGAGCGTGGAAAGAGACCGCACCCCTGGCGTACACGCAGTGTAAGAACATAAAACCTCAGTTCGTAGTTGAAAAGATTTATGAACTGACTCGGGGAGAGGCCATCATTACCACGGAGGTGGGGCAAAACCAGATGTGGGCCGCGCAATACTACCACTTCGATCGGCCCAACAGCTTCGTTACCTCCGGGGGCTTGGGGTGCATGGGATTTGGCTTGCCTGCGGCCATTGGGGCGCAGACCGCCTGTCCGGGACGTACAGTGGTCGACATCGCCGGAGACGGAAGCATCCAGATGAATATACAGGAACTGGCCACGGCCGTTGAAAACAAGCTGCCGGTAAAGGTGGCCATCCTGAACAACGGCTACCTGGGGATGGTGAGGCAGTGGCAGCAACTGTTCAAGGACCGGCGATACGTGGCCACGGACATGAGCCACGCGCCCGACTTTGTCAAACTGGCCGAAGCCTATGGCGCGGTGGGAATGCGAGCCACCACGCCGGAAGAAGTGGAACCGGTGATAAGAAAGGCTCTGGAACTCGACGCGCCGGTCATTATGGACTTTGTGGTCGAACGCGAAGAATGTGTTTATCCCATGGTACCGGCGGGCGCGGCCATAAAGGACATGCTTCTCGTGTGA
- a CDS encoding 2-isopropylmalate synthase produces the protein MSERVYIFDTTLRDGEQSPGASMNTAEKLRLASQLERMGVDIIEAGFPAASDGDFAAVEQIAQKLGVCQVAGLARANKPDLDRAWNAIKGAAHPRIHTFIATSDIHLKYKLKISREQALKDAVEAVKYAKSFTGNVEFSAEDATRSDRDFLCKIFEAAIEAGAATINIPDTVGYSMPHEFAETVAYVRTHVPNIHKAIISVHCHDDLGMATANTLAGVRSGARQIEVTMNGIGERAGNTSLEETVMAIRTRNDLLTFETGINTQLIYPTSRLVSMITGIIVQPNKAIVGANAFAHEAGIHQDGMLKHETTYEIMRPADVGLESSSLVLGKHSGRHAFKKRLESMGYDLSKPDLDRLFFRFKELADKRKEMLDEDIEALVAEELLRVPDHYKLNYLNVVSGSVAVPTATVKLEVDGKEFTGAEFGVGPIDATFNAIAKLTKTSAKLLRFSVNAITGGMDAQGEVTVRLQENGTIALGKGADPDIITASAKAFLNGLNRLRYLSLNPVVRPEL, from the coding sequence ATGTCCGAACGCGTATACATTTTCGATACCACTCTCCGCGACGGAGAGCAGTCACCCGGCGCCAGTATGAATACCGCGGAAAAGCTGAGACTGGCTTCCCAGCTCGAGCGGATGGGCGTGGATATCATTGAAGCGGGTTTCCCGGCAGCCTCGGATGGAGATTTTGCCGCGGTCGAGCAGATCGCGCAAAAACTCGGCGTCTGTCAGGTGGCGGGCTTGGCGCGAGCCAATAAGCCGGATCTGGATCGGGCCTGGAACGCCATCAAGGGTGCGGCCCACCCCAGGATTCATACATTCATCGCCACGTCGGATATCCACCTGAAATACAAATTGAAGATCAGCCGAGAACAGGCGTTGAAGGACGCGGTGGAAGCCGTCAAATATGCCAAGTCTTTTACCGGGAACGTCGAGTTTTCCGCTGAAGACGCGACTCGCTCCGACAGGGATTTTTTGTGCAAAATATTTGAAGCGGCCATAGAAGCGGGAGCCGCCACCATCAATATTCCGGACACCGTTGGATATTCGATGCCGCATGAATTCGCGGAAACGGTGGCGTATGTCCGCACCCACGTGCCGAATATACACAAAGCCATTATCAGCGTTCACTGTCACGACGATCTCGGAATGGCGACGGCCAACACCCTCGCCGGGGTCCGGAGCGGAGCACGGCAAATCGAAGTCACCATGAACGGCATTGGGGAACGTGCGGGCAACACTTCGTTGGAAGAGACCGTTATGGCCATCCGCACCCGTAACGATCTGTTGACGTTCGAAACCGGTATCAATACGCAATTGATCTACCCGACAAGCCGGTTGGTCAGCATGATTACGGGCATTATCGTGCAGCCGAACAAAGCGATCGTGGGCGCAAACGCTTTTGCACACGAGGCAGGTATCCATCAGGACGGCATGCTAAAGCATGAGACCACCTATGAGATTATGCGCCCCGCGGACGTGGGACTGGAAAGCAGTTCGCTCGTGTTGGGAAAACACTCGGGGCGCCACGCATTCAAGAAACGGCTCGAGTCCATGGGATACGATCTCTCGAAGCCGGACTTGGATCGTTTGTTCTTTCGTTTCAAGGAGCTGGCGGATAAGCGCAAGGAGATGCTCGATGAAGACATCGAGGCGCTGGTCGCCGAGGAACTCTTGAGAGTGCCGGATCACTACAAGCTCAACTACCTGAATGTGGTAAGCGGTTCGGTGGCGGTTCCCACGGCTACCGTGAAGCTGGAGGTGGATGGAAAAGAATTCACGGGAGCTGAATTCGGAGTCGGCCCCATAGACGCAACGTTCAACGCCATCGCCAAATTGACGAAAACGAGCGCCAAACTCCTTCGATTCTCCGTGAATGCCATAACCGGAGGCATGGACGCTCAGGGGGAGGTTACCGTCCGGTTGCAGGAAAACGGCACCATTGCCCTGGGCAAAGGCGCGGATCCGGATATCATCACGGCCAGTGCGAAAGCGTTTCTGAACGGTCTGAATCGCTTGAGGTATTTGAGTTTGAATCCGGTTGTCAGGCCGGAACTATAG
- the ilvD gene encoding dihydroxy-acid dehydratase, with protein MGAGEFRALGFTDEEFGRPLIGIANSANDIIPGHMHLDKVVEAVKAGIYMAGGTPVAFGTIGVCDGIAMNHEGMRYSLVSRELIADSVEIMACAHAFDAMVMVPNCDKIIPGMLMAAARLDIPMVVLSGGPMLAGLYKGRKVDLVQVFEAVGAVKAGRMEPGDLAELEEQACPTCGSCAGMFTANSMNCLTESLGMGLPGNGTIPAVYSDRLRLAKHAGVQAVRLLEQGITPSRIMTSEAFHNALSVDMALGCSTNTILHLLAIAHERGIRIDLEEVNRISESCPKLCSLSPAGKHHIEDLHVAGGIPSVMKELSLLGVLREEAMTVTGKTVGENLSAVREADGEVIRSRHEPVSRQGGLAVLFGNLAPEGCVVKQSAVVESMLRHKGPARVFDGEEEATEAILSGRIKPGDVIVIRYEGPKGGPGMREMLTPTSAIAGMGLDDSVALITDGRFSGATRGASIGHVSPEAMEGGLVALVREGDTVEIDVPAKRIHLRVDTDEIARRKQSWNPPKPKISGGVLDRYARLVTSASTGAIVR; from the coding sequence ATCGGCGCTGGAGAGTTCAGGGCGCTGGGGTTCACCGACGAGGAATTTGGAAGGCCGCTGATCGGCATCGCCAATTCCGCGAACGATATTATTCCCGGACACATGCACCTGGACAAAGTGGTCGAAGCGGTAAAGGCGGGGATATATATGGCCGGCGGAACACCCGTCGCCTTCGGAACCATAGGGGTATGCGACGGTATTGCCATGAACCACGAGGGCATGCGCTATTCTCTGGTAAGCCGGGAGCTGATTGCCGATTCCGTGGAGATCATGGCGTGCGCCCATGCGTTTGACGCCATGGTGATGGTCCCGAATTGCGACAAGATCATTCCAGGGATGCTGATGGCGGCGGCCAGGCTGGATATTCCCATGGTGGTTTTGAGCGGGGGCCCCATGCTGGCGGGATTGTACAAGGGAAGGAAGGTAGACCTGGTTCAGGTCTTTGAAGCGGTCGGAGCGGTCAAGGCGGGACGGATGGAGCCGGGGGATCTGGCTGAATTGGAGGAGCAGGCGTGCCCTACGTGTGGATCGTGCGCGGGCATGTTCACCGCGAATTCCATGAATTGCCTTACCGAAAGTCTGGGCATGGGTTTGCCCGGAAATGGGACCATACCGGCGGTCTACTCGGATCGATTACGCTTGGCCAAACACGCGGGCGTTCAGGCGGTGAGGCTTCTCGAACAGGGGATTACGCCGAGCCGAATCATGACATCGGAAGCTTTTCACAACGCCTTGTCCGTGGATATGGCTTTGGGATGCTCGACCAACACCATCCTCCACCTGTTGGCCATTGCTCACGAGAGGGGCATTCGTATCGATCTCGAGGAGGTCAATAGGATCAGCGAGTCCTGTCCCAAGCTCTGTTCACTAAGTCCCGCGGGAAAACACCATATCGAAGACCTGCATGTGGCCGGAGGAATCCCTTCGGTGATGAAGGAGCTTTCTCTGCTGGGGGTGCTGCGGGAAGAGGCCATGACGGTCACCGGGAAAACCGTTGGAGAGAACCTGTCCGCCGTCCGGGAAGCCGACGGGGAAGTCATCCGTAGCAGACACGAGCCCGTGTCCCGGCAAGGAGGGCTGGCGGTTTTGTTCGGCAACCTGGCTCCGGAGGGATGCGTGGTAAAGCAGTCCGCGGTGGTCGAGTCCATGCTGCGACACAAGGGACCGGCCAGAGTCTTCGACGGAGAAGAGGAAGCGACGGAGGCCATTTTGTCCGGTAGGATAAAACCCGGGGATGTGATTGTCATCCGATACGAAGGCCCCAAAGGGGGGCCGGGTATGCGAGAAATGTTGACTCCAACGTCGGCCATCGCCGGCATGGGATTGGATGATTCCGTGGCTCTGATCACGGACGGACGATTTTCCGGAGCCACCCGAGGCGCGTCCATCGGCCACGTCAGCCCGGAAGCTATGGAAGGGGGCCTTGTCGCCCTCGTTCGAGAGGGTGATACCGTAGAAATAGACGTTCCCGCGAAACGAATCCATCTTCGAGTGGACACCGACGAAATCGCTCGAAGGAAGCAATCATGGAATCCTCCGAAGCCCAAAATTTCCGGTGGCGTTCTGGACAGGTATGCACGATTGGTCACCTCGGCCTCCACCGGGGCGATCGTTCGCTGA
- a CDS encoding 3-isopropylmalate dehydratase small subunit, whose product MRRSYVSIEGTAIRFGDNVDTDVIIPARFLTTTDESVLARHCFEDAYPGFANRIKAGDIIVAGANFGCGSSREHAPLAIKGAGISCIIASSFARIFYRNAFNIGLPLLESYEAANAIRQGDRLFVDIEEGEIRNLTSGNVFRSAPIPSFMLDLIDEGGLVPYIRKRKLSPHRVV is encoded by the coding sequence ATGAGGAGGAGTTACGTGAGCATCGAGGGTACGGCGATCAGGTTTGGAGACAACGTGGACACGGATGTCATAATTCCCGCGCGGTTTCTGACCACTACAGATGAATCGGTTCTGGCCCGGCACTGTTTTGAAGACGCTTACCCGGGATTCGCAAATCGCATTAAGGCCGGAGACATCATCGTCGCCGGCGCTAATTTCGGATGCGGGTCGTCCAGAGAACACGCACCCCTGGCCATAAAGGGGGCCGGGATTTCGTGTATCATAGCGTCCAGTTTCGCTCGGATTTTTTACCGAAACGCGTTCAACATCGGTTTGCCCCTTCTGGAATCGTACGAAGCCGCCAACGCGATTCGACAAGGAGACCGGCTGTTCGTGGATATCGAAGAGGGAGAGATTCGGAATCTGACCAGCGGGAACGTGTTCCGCTCGGCGCCGATTCCTTCGTTTATGCTGGATCTCATCGACGAAGGCGGTTTGGTTCCCTATATCCGGAAGCGCAAGCTGAGCCCCCATCGGGTCGTGTAG
- a CDS encoding metalloregulator ArsR/SmtB family transcription factor, which yields MDLSVNLVTSLKALADDKRLKILRMLLTGDLCVGALAKHLGISKPAVSQHLRILRKTGLVKGEKRGYWTHYIVDRQALTRIAAELNEMSARIQPFQTICLRTSETPAKEPKAEEADLCQNCCREPHNFEDQPKNRSPEQIGGCHDETKSEPCTQMDSAPEQE from the coding sequence TTGGATTTATCCGTGAACCTAGTTACATCATTAAAAGCGTTGGCGGACGATAAGCGACTGAAGATCTTAAGAATGCTCCTGACCGGCGATCTGTGCGTAGGCGCTTTGGCCAAACATCTGGGAATTTCAAAGCCGGCCGTTTCTCAGCATCTACGGATATTGCGAAAGACGGGATTGGTCAAAGGGGAAAAACGCGGTTACTGGACCCATTACATAGTGGATAGACAGGCCTTAACCCGGATTGCGGCGGAACTGAACGAGATGTCCGCGAGAATCCAACCTTTCCAAACCATTTGCCTGCGGACTAGCGAAACGCCGGCAAAGGAACCGAAAGCGGAAGAGGCCGACCTGTGTCAAAATTGTTGTCGGGAGCCCCATAACTTCGAGGACCAGCCCAAAAACCGCAGCCCTGAACAGATCGGCGGATGTCACGACGAAACAAAATCGGAACCCTGCACACAAATGGATTCCGCTCCTGAACAGGAGTAA
- a CDS encoding polynucleotide adenylyltransferase PcnB — translation MSEMQAEKLETEICRESSHGSIPLVIPRDRHPISRKMMDNEVLKVLYRLKTQGHLAYLCGGGVRDLMVGNKPKDFDVATDARPGRLKKLFANSWLVGKRFRIVHVVFKGGKTVEVSTFRRESEFKETVGDSMMLCRDNTFGTPEADALRRDFTINALYYDVSDFTIIDYVGGMEDIRKRVIRCIGNPDIRFQEDPIRILRGIRFGANLDFQIEETTWDAMKAHANKILLCPASRIQEDLLRLMRKSGIEKGYRYLDETGVLAHILPELSVVRDGEGRLPDVFWRTLGAMDVCRGARNRELTDAVLWAGVFYWPLRKELEHLAPTADCSGAVHDLLNVPGVRLNIPKAVRNQVKRIVAGQYVLSAETEKPGLRKGWLKLFKSMALDEAFDLAWVLRHALGLSEEPLLDLRNEMESSAVGPPKRRSGHRSRRRSNRKKKITTAN, via the coding sequence ATGAGCGAAATGCAAGCGGAAAAACTGGAAACTGAGATTTGTCGAGAATCGTCGCACGGATCGATTCCCCTTGTCATTCCCCGGGATAGACATCCCATATCCAGAAAAATGATGGATAATGAGGTACTTAAGGTCCTGTATCGCCTTAAGACACAGGGTCATCTCGCCTATCTCTGCGGAGGCGGAGTACGGGATCTCATGGTGGGAAACAAACCCAAAGATTTCGATGTAGCCACGGACGCCCGCCCCGGACGGTTGAAAAAGCTGTTCGCCAACTCGTGGCTGGTGGGAAAACGGTTCCGAATCGTCCACGTTGTGTTCAAGGGGGGCAAGACGGTAGAGGTATCCACATTTCGCCGTGAGTCCGAGTTCAAAGAGACCGTGGGCGACAGCATGATGCTCTGCCGGGACAATACGTTCGGGACACCCGAGGCAGACGCTCTTCGACGGGACTTCACCATCAACGCTCTTTACTATGACGTGTCGGATTTTACGATCATCGACTACGTCGGCGGGATGGAGGATATTCGCAAGCGGGTGATTCGGTGCATCGGGAATCCGGATATCCGATTTCAGGAAGACCCCATTCGCATCCTGCGAGGAATTCGATTTGGTGCAAATCTGGATTTCCAAATCGAGGAAACCACTTGGGATGCGATGAAGGCCCATGCGAACAAGATTCTCCTGTGCCCGGCTTCCCGGATTCAGGAGGATTTGTTGCGCCTGATGCGCAAGTCCGGCATTGAAAAGGGCTACAGGTACCTCGATGAAACCGGGGTTTTGGCCCATATACTGCCCGAGCTTTCGGTGGTACGGGATGGCGAGGGGCGCTTGCCGGATGTTTTTTGGCGTACTCTGGGAGCGATGGATGTATGCAGAGGAGCGCGGAACAGGGAACTGACGGACGCCGTTTTATGGGCCGGCGTATTTTACTGGCCCCTGAGGAAGGAACTGGAACATCTCGCTCCAACGGCTGATTGTTCCGGAGCCGTACATGATTTGCTCAATGTTCCCGGGGTTCGCCTGAACATCCCAAAGGCCGTCAGGAATCAGGTCAAGCGAATTGTTGCAGGCCAATACGTTTTGTCTGCGGAGACGGAGAAGCCGGGGCTTCGGAAGGGCTGGTTGAAGTTGTTCAAGAGCATGGCCCTCGATGAGGCGTTTGATCTAGCGTGGGTCCTCCGGCATGCCCTGGGCTTGAGCGAAGAGCCGCTGCTCGACTTGAGAAACGAGATGGAAAGTAGCGCCGTCGGACCTCCCAAAAGGCGGAGCGGACATCGGAGCCGCCGCAGATCGAACAGGAAAAAGAAGATCACCACCGCGAACTGA
- the leuC gene encoding 3-isopropylmalate dehydratase large subunit, with amino-acid sequence MPMTITEKILADHAGKACVTPGEIVEVKVDLALANDITAPLAIKVFREMGADRVFDPSKVALIQDHFVPNKDIESAEQARVMREFAGEQGVVHFYELGDSGIEHVLLPEKGLVLPGDLIIGADSHTCTYGALGAFSTGVGSTDLAGVLATGEIWLKVPSTIKVVYQGQLRKWVQGKDLVLYTIGVLGVEGARYRTLEFSGPAIQSLSMEGRLTMANMAVEAGAKNGIVPPDEITRAYVAERSRRLGVFYGSDPDAEYERVVTFHVEDIEPQVACPHSPDNTKPVSEVRDVRIDQAFVGSCTNGRIEDLRSAAQVLTGRKVHEGVRLIVIPGSRDVYRKALSEGLFDIFLDAGAVIGPPTCGPCLGGHMGVLASGEKAVSTSNRNFVGRMGHPKSEVYLANPAVAAASAVLGRVGLPDEI; translated from the coding sequence ATGCCGATGACTATTACCGAGAAGATATTGGCCGATCACGCCGGAAAAGCGTGCGTAACCCCGGGCGAGATTGTGGAAGTCAAAGTTGATTTAGCCTTGGCCAACGACATCACGGCCCCACTGGCGATCAAGGTGTTCAGAGAGATGGGGGCCGACCGTGTGTTCGACCCGTCGAAGGTGGCCCTTATACAGGACCACTTCGTGCCCAACAAAGACATCGAGTCTGCCGAACAGGCTCGGGTTATGAGGGAATTTGCCGGAGAGCAGGGCGTCGTTCACTTCTACGAGCTAGGGGACAGCGGAATCGAACATGTCTTACTGCCGGAAAAGGGACTGGTTCTGCCCGGGGATCTGATCATCGGCGCCGACAGCCACACCTGCACGTACGGAGCTTTGGGAGCCTTCTCCACAGGCGTCGGTTCCACGGATTTGGCCGGCGTCCTGGCCACAGGCGAGATATGGCTGAAAGTACCGTCAACCATCAAAGTGGTCTATCAAGGTCAACTTCGAAAATGGGTACAGGGAAAGGATCTGGTTTTATACACCATCGGGGTCTTGGGTGTGGAAGGTGCCCGATACCGGACGTTGGAGTTTTCCGGACCGGCCATCCAATCCCTGTCCATGGAGGGACGGCTCACCATGGCGAACATGGCCGTCGAGGCGGGAGCCAAGAACGGCATTGTCCCTCCTGACGAAATCACCCGTGCCTATGTGGCGGAAAGATCCCGCCGTTTAGGAGTGTTCTACGGCAGCGACCCGGACGCAGAATACGAACGGGTGGTAACCTTCCATGTGGAAGACATCGAACCCCAGGTGGCCTGTCCGCATTCCCCGGACAACACGAAACCGGTTTCCGAGGTGAGAGATGTGCGCATCGATCAGGCGTTCGTCGGGTCCTGCACCAACGGCCGTATAGAAGACTTGCGGTCTGCGGCCCAGGTGCTGACCGGCAGGAAAGTCCACGAGGGAGTCCGCCTTATCGTCATACCGGGTTCCAGGGACGTGTACAGAAAGGCTCTGTCCGAAGGCCTGTTCGATATCTTTCTGGACGCCGGGGCAGTGATCGGACCGCCCACGTGCGGTCCCTGTCTCGGGGGGCACATGGGCGTTCTGGCCTCCGGAGAAAAAGCCGTGTCCACGAGCAACCGGAACTTTGTCGGACGAATGGGTCATCCGAAAAGCGAGGTATATCTGGCGAACCCGGCGGTAGCGGCGGCGTCTGCGGTCCTGGGACGCGTCGGCCTTCCGGATGAGATCTGA